One genomic segment of Rhinopithecus roxellana isolate Shanxi Qingling chromosome 6, ASM756505v1, whole genome shotgun sequence includes these proteins:
- the LOC104664941 gene encoding cytochrome P450 2W1 gives MALLLLLLLGLLGLWGLLRAYAQDTSPAPRWPPGPRPLPLIGNLHLLRLSQQDRSLMELSERYGPVFTVHLGCQKMVVLTGFKVVKEALAGPGQELADRPPIAIFQLIQRGGGIFFSSGARWRAARQFTVRALHSLGVGREPVADKILQELKCLSGQLDGYGGQPFPLALLGWAPSNITFMLLFGRRFDYRDPVFVSLLGLIDEVMVLLGSPGLQLFNVYPWLGSLLQLHRPVLRKIEEVRAILRTLLEARRPHMRPGDPVCSYVDALIQQGQADDPEGLFAEDNAVACTLDMVMAGTETTSATLQWATLLMGRHPDVQGRVQEELDRVLGRGRPPRPEDQQVLPYTSAVLHEVQRFITLLPHVPRCTATDMQLGGFLLPKGTPVIPLLTSVLLDETQWQTPGQFNPGHFLDANGHFVKREAFLPFSAGRRVCVGERLARTELFLLFAGLLQKYCLLPPPGISPASLDTTPARAFTMRPRAQALCAVPRP, from the exons ATGGCCCTGCTGCTCTTGCTGCTCCTGGGCCTCCTGGGGCTCTGGGGGCTGCTCCGTGCCTACGCCCAAGACACCTCCCCAGCCCCCCGGTGGCCCCCGGGGCCTCGCCCGCTGCCGCTCATCGGGAACCTGCACTTGCTGCGTCTGTCGCAACAGGACCGGTCCCTGATGGAG CTCTCGGAACGCTACGGGCCGGTGTTCACCGTGCACCTGGGGTGCCAGAAGATGGTGGTGCTGACAGGGTTCAAGGTGGTCAAAGAGGCGCTGGCAGGCCCTGGGCAGGAGCTAGCCGACCGCCCTCCCATCGCCATCTTCCAGCTCATCCAGCGAGGTGGAG GCATCTTCTTCTCGTCCGGGGCGCGCTGGAGAGCTGCCCGCCAGTTCACGGTGCGTGCCCTGCACAGCCTGGGCGTGGGCCGGGAGCCGGTGGCTGATAAGATTCTGCAGGAACTGAAATGCCTTTCGGGGCAGCTGGATGGCTATGGAG GCCAGCCCTTCCCGCTGGCCCTACTGGGCTGGGCTCCCTCCAACATCACCTTCATGCTCCTCTTCGGCCGCCGGTTCGACTACCGGGACCCTGTGTTCGTGTCCCTGCTGGGTCTCATCGATGAGGTCATGGTCCTCTTGGGGTCCCCTGGCCTGCAG CTGTTCAACGTCTACCCCTGGCTTGGGTCCCTGCTCCAACTGCACCGGCCCGTCCTGCGAAAGATCGAGGAGGTCCGCGCCATTCTGAGGACACTCCTGGAGGCGCGGCGGCCCCACATGCGCCCAGGGGACCCCGTGTGCAGCTATGTGGATGCCCTGATCCAGCAGGGCCAG GCGGATGACCCCGAGGGCCTGTTTGCTGAGGACAACGCAGTGGCCTGCACCCTGGACATGGTCATGGCCGGGACGGAGACGACCTCAGCCACACTGCAGTGGGCCACACTTCTGATGGGCCGGCACCCGGACGTGCAGG GCCGGGTGCAGGAGGAGCTGGACCGCGTGCTGGGCCGTGGGCGGCCTCCCCGGCCGGAGGACCAGCAGGTGCTGCCCTACACCAGCGCCGTGCTCCACGAAGTGCAGCGGTTCATCACGCTCCTGCCGCACGTGCCCCGCTGCACCGCCACCGACATGCAGCTGGGCGGCTTCCTGCTCCCCAAG GGCACGCCCGTGATTCCCCTGCTGACTTCGGTGCTGCTGGATGAGACACAGTGGCAGACCCCAGGCCAGTTCAACCCGGGCCATTTCCTGGACGCGAACGGGCACTTCGTGAAGCGGGAggccttcctgcctttctctgcAG GCCGCCGTGTCTGTGTCGGGGAGCGCCTGGCCAGGACGGAGCTCTTCCTGCTGTTTGCTGGCCTCCTGCAGAAGTATTGCCTGCTGCCCCCGCCTGGCATCAGCCCGGCCTCCCTGGACACTACGCCTGCCCGGGCTTTCACCATGCGGCCGAGGGCCCAGGCCCTGTGCGCAGTGCCCAGGCCCTAG